In Haloimpatiens massiliensis, the following are encoded in one genomic region:
- a CDS encoding GNAT family N-acetyltransferase codes for MNIIFKEINRENWEECIDLEVLSEQKEYVATNWYSILESKFEEELYPLCIYDGDAMVGFLMYDLDPETKRIEMSRLMIDKKFQHKGYGKAAIVKLLELIREKYGKIKFYTSVVPENIVAKKLYESMGFEKTGEIMWEEEVMVVQL; via the coding sequence ATGAATATTATTTTTAAAGAAATAAATAGAGAGAACTGGGAAGAATGTATTGACTTAGAAGTATTAAGTGAGCAGAAGGAATATGTTGCTACAAATTGGTATTCTATATTGGAGTCTAAGTTTGAAGAAGAGCTTTATCCATTATGTATTTATGATGGAGATGCTATGGTTGGTTTTTTAATGTACGATTTAGATCCAGAAACAAAAAGAATTGAAATGAGTAGATTAATGATTGATAAAAAATTTCAACATAAGGGGTATGGAAAAGCAGCTATAGTTAAATTGCTAGAATTGATTAGGGAGAAGTATGGCAAAATTAAATTTTACACAAGTGTTGTACCTGAAAATATAGTTGCCAAGAAGCTATATGAAAGCATGGGATTTGAGAAAACTGGTGAGATAATGTGGGAGGAAGAAGTAATGGTGGTGCAACTGTAA
- a CDS encoding GNAT family N-acetyltransferase: MEITFKNATEEDKDKIFELNKNLIEKYETNFQLDFQKIFTWIKKKIQNNIESYMCIYIKGVKVGYFYLHTDGEKLELDDLYIFKEFQGRGIGTEVLKYIDLVSKDKNKDIFLYVFVKNKGAVNLYLRNGYKIVENIHDSRYIMEKSTTIK; encoded by the coding sequence ATGGAAATAACCTTTAAAAATGCTACAGAGGAAGATAAAGACAAAATATTTGAGTTAAATAAAAATCTTATTGAAAAGTACGAAACTAATTTCCAGCTTGATTTTCAAAAGATATTTACTTGGATTAAGAAAAAGATACAAAATAATATAGAAAGTTATATGTGTATTTATATTAAAGGTGTTAAGGTAGGATATTTTTATTTGCACACTGATGGAGAAAAGCTTGAACTGGATGATTTATATATTTTTAAAGAATTTCAAGGAAGAGGTATAGGGACGGAAGTTCTGAAATATATTGATTTAGTTTCAAAAGATAAAAATAAGGATATATTTCTATATGTATTTGTTAAAAATAAGGGAGCTGTTAATTTATATCTTAGAAATGGATATAAAATTGTAGAGAATATCCATGATAGTAGATATATA